GACATGGCGGCCCAGCCGGCGATCCCGCGTCCGACCGGGACCGTCTGCCCCACGATCTCGGCCGCGCCGGCGCCGTCGGCGGCGACGAACTCCAGCGCGGCGCCCTCCTCGTCGACCAGCGAGACCGAGCAGGCCGCGGCGTCGAAGAGCCGGCGCAGCGCCTCGACGGCGGAGCCGAGCGCGGGTGACGTCCCGGGGCCGACGACCATGGGTCCTCCTCAGGCGGCCAGGGCCGAGCGCCCACGATGGGAGCCGACCCGAAGGCTCCGGGCGGCTGCTGCACACACCGTAGGAGGTGGCGTACGGCCCCAACAAGGGCCTCCGGATGCGAGACTCGCCCGGTGTACGTTCCCAAGGTCCTGCGACCTCTGCCCGACGACGACCGCAAGCGGTTACTCCGGGCGGCCCGGGTGAACACCTACCAGCGGCGCGAGATCCTGGTGCACGAGGGCGCGGCGTCCGACGACTTCCACATCCTGCTCGAGGGCCGGGTCGCGATCCGCGTCCACACGTCGTCGGGCGACAGCGCCATCGTCAACATCCTCGGCCCGGACGACCACTTCGGCGAGGTGTCGCTGCTCGCCGAGTCGCCCGACGGCACGGCCTCACGCACCGCCACCGTCGTCGCCCTCGAGCAGGTCCGGACCATGAGCATCCCGGCAGCGATCTTCCACGAGCTGCGCGGTCGCAACCCCGGGCTCGAGCAGCTGGTCTCCCGGCTGCTGGCCCGCCGGGTCGACGAGCTGTCGATGCAGCTGAAGGAGGCGATGTACGACCCGCTGGAGCGGCGCGTCGTACGCCGGCTCGCGCGGCTCACCGCGA
This genomic window from Nocardioides cynanchi contains:
- a CDS encoding Crp/Fnr family transcriptional regulator; this translates as MYVPKVLRPLPDDDRKRLLRAARVNTYQRREILVHEGAASDDFHILLEGRVAIRVHTSSGDSAIVNILGPDDHFGEVSLLAESPDGTASRTATVVALEQVRTMSIPAAIFHELRGRNPGLEQLVSRLLARRVDELSMQLKEAMYDPLERRVVRRLARLTATYGTDDGPVTIPLTQDELGQLVGGTRPSVNQALQPLVEAGLVRLGRGRITVTDQEALRQAAE